In the Chloroflexota bacterium genome, AGTATCCCGTCCACAAACATGGTGCCCCTGCCCACCTGGCCAAACCCGAATGAGTATGATGGGTCTCTTAAACGAGCAACCCGTATCTAACTGCTAAAGAGGGAGCCGGGAAACAATAGGCTGGGGACTGTCCGCCGATGTGATTAAAGCGAAAAGAATTCGCCGGAGGGTATTGACCTTCAACCAGATAGTATGTTTGTGGCAATAATCTTTGGTGTAATTGGCGCTTTCATCTGGTCAATATTACTTAACAGAATTCATGTTATTAAAAACGCGATGTTTACTACACCGGCTTTTGTTTTTGTGCTATTCGGTATTGTAGAGACATTAGGTTTTAGTGGGGCCATTGCAGCGCTGTCTTTTGGTGTAACTCTTGGTAATATTGAGTCAATTAATCTCACTATTTTTAAGCCATCATCAACGAAAGACCCTGTCGGACTTACAGAGACGGAAAAGGTGTTTTTTAGTGAAGTGGCTTTTCTACTAAAGACATTCTTCTTCGTTTATCTTGGACTCTCGCTTGAACTGATTAGTGAGCAGCTTATTATTCTTAGTCTCGTTTTGACAGCGATAGCTTTTGCACTTCGCATACCAGCGACTAGATTATCCCTTAGACGTTCACTACCGCTCAAAGATATGTCTATCGTGGCCGTTATGGTGCCTAAGGGTTTGGCAGCGGTGGTACTAGCTTCCCTTCCCTTGCAACAAGGTGTTCTAGGCGGAGAACTAATTAAAAACATTACTTATGGCGTAGTACTGCTGAGTATTGTCATCACTTCATTTTTGGTGATGTTGATTGATAAGACGAAATTCTATAAATTATATGGCTGGCTTCTTTTTCCACGCTTGCCGAGTCTCTTTGGCAGTCCTAAATA is a window encoding:
- a CDS encoding cation:proton antiporter — encoded protein: MAIIFGVIGAFIWSILLNRIHVIKNAMFTTPAFVFVLFGIVETLGFSGAIAALSFGVTLGNIESINLTIFKPSSTKDPVGLTETEKVFFSEVAFLLKTFFFVYLGLSLELISEQLIILSLVLTAIAFALRIPATRLSLRRSLPLKDMSIVAVMVPKGLAAVVLASLPLQQGVLGGELIKNITYGVVLLSIVITSFLVMLIDKTKFYKLYGWLLFPRLPSLFGSPKYQSRESLNKSDDIVPAGSKLFGKQDQNDSSN